The DNA segment TAACTGATACTGAATTTGTTGATTGTAGTTTTTACGACAGGAATAGCTTGGAAGGGTGTGATTTTAATAGAGCCAAACTAAAAAACGCTAGCTTTAAAAGCTGCGATTTATCAATGAGTAATTTTAAAAACATTAGCGCCTTAGGTCTTGAAATTAGTGAGTGTTTAGCTCAAGGAGCTGATTTTCGAGGGGCTAATTTTATGAATATGATAACTACAAGGTCATGGTTTTGTAGTGCTTATATAACCAAGACAAATCTTAGTTACGCTAATTTTTCTAGAGTCATATTAGAAAAGTGCGAACTGTGGGAAAATCGCTGGAATGGCACTGTGATAACTGGCGCCGTGTTTCGTGGCTCCGATCTTTCTTGTGGGGAGTTTTCATCGTTTGATTGGTCTTTGGCTGATTTTACTGGTTGTGATTTAACGGGTGGGGCGCTTGGCGAG comes from the Proteus terrae subsp. cibarius genome and includes:
- a CDS encoding quinolone resistance pentapeptide repeat protein QnrD1; translation: MEKHFINEKFSRDQFTGNRVKNIAFSNCDFSGVDLTDTEFVDCSFYDRNSLEGCDFNRAKLKNASFKSCDLSMSNFKNISALGLEISECLAQGADFRGANFMNMITTRSWFCSAYITKTNLSYANFSRVILEKCELWENRWNGTVITGAVFRGSDLSCGEFSSFDWSLADFTGCDLTGGALGELDARRINLDGVKLDGEQALQLVESLGVIVHR